In a genomic window of Streptomyces sp. NBC_01231:
- a CDS encoding AAA family ATPase translates to MVGTATHPGDQLPGLPSAVRSAQDVAEALSTVCGMGDRVTLLMDPMSPSDVLEALAAAIGRAEPTEERYERGTVLLYFVGHGLRGPGQQLYLATARTKSQADTAHSVPYTEVERYLSDAAADPVVILDCCFAGNAQEPGRPPATDPFAGARPAGSYLLASAMRNALAYAPPDAEHTLFSGQLLSLLREGDAGGPKWLTLGGVYRLLDQRLQGSAARPYGGGTARMGELTLAVNPRYEPRPGPDTVRPGVDVSDPDAVCPYPGILPFLPEQHRFFFGREELTRELLRRVERARPGEPVVLVGPSGVGKSSLLRAGLSVAAERSGLGPVWVVPAPGERPFQSLAEAWAQAVGRAPADVVRDLERGGFSRPAATGATAGRVPRVLVIDQLEEYFTLCSDAAERERFAAALTAVADGEWGANGDEGGPRLVLALRADYYGDALSDPLLAPVVRTGHFAVPALSDEEVEAAIVGPAQYAGLRWEEGVPQLLRRDVNEERRTAGEAAALPFLAFVLPEIWLRRQGTTLTYAGYADAGGIRGAVAGAADKIYDSLDETGRTDLRSLLLAMVHVADGEGRLVRRRVPPEELAGSEYLLRRLADARLVVVDEEGRAQLGHDSLLHAWRRLSGWIDEVRDDLLRLRRLTAAADGWAEAGRKPSGLYQGDTLQEAKKLTGDDARPRTARGVRTVVGAGSAVAAAPAVVRVPVRPVVRDFVAASDHAQRRRHSVTRAWIAGLSALSLVALSLFGWAFHENGEVVSREKRLIARELATQADAMRGSDPQRALRLSLAAYHTAVTPETRSSLYTAAMTVAPIHLAPKQPPRKPVLNVAYSPDGKVLAASHRGGRVQLWDLSEPTDPVEADRLTLRGSAAIAYHPRSRLLAAQSADELTLWDTADPQKPRRLSVVRLAPGGTFTLAFSADGRTLAAGSAKGLLRLWDVRDPARPALRTQRTTGEAELVSLAFTRDGHHLITGTGNGEGKNGQPAQVRLWDVSDPDRPVLRDTGQVDTLMAVAAHPRRDLVVATGGSGKIAWWEVVDGRELRRVKAEPYRDSWGRSMGDVPSLAFSGNGRFLAGAAQAGGVQRTDVTKPVAELADDMGGVTLSTGEPAQSVAYSPDSRYLAAGEWGGKVRLWPDRTKAPALEGGIYDEPQAGTSAFSPDGELVIASQLNADDTLTTKLWDVSDWETPKVRYTLPKGWQAKYFLTRGKTPVFLAHYWTKGLDHTFQLWQFDLDGALKKSPSIRVTADTPNVAVSPDGRLLAVGSPEEPDIALWDIRDPAKPVRRGTIGAPASGSTGATGNLWFAGTGSLATVERRRHIRFWDVSDPARPRKGGRIEEAATGKGVMYDVSSQLLIAEELGDNVRLWDFSRPAHPVKGRLLPATAEGYFPTGKGKLALTLRDGSVEFWDVNDPADPRKEPHDLLLAHQVSSIDMTPDGRYAVTSPPYRIWSVGKSGRWNTPEHVTLETANAVHVPPANSPQGPRWLAVTNFGGSGESMTGQWTYLLDLDTDRLYDALCKPDQPSIPKDQWKQLFPHLAYRTSCG, encoded by the coding sequence GTGGTCGGGACAGCCACCCACCCGGGGGACCAGCTGCCTGGTCTGCCGTCCGCTGTGCGGTCGGCGCAGGACGTGGCCGAGGCGTTGAGCACGGTGTGCGGTATGGGCGACCGGGTCACGCTGCTCATGGATCCGATGTCCCCGAGCGACGTTCTCGAAGCGCTGGCGGCGGCCATCGGCCGGGCCGAGCCCACGGAGGAGCGGTACGAGCGCGGGACCGTCCTCCTCTACTTCGTCGGGCACGGGCTGCGCGGACCCGGTCAGCAGCTGTACCTGGCGACGGCGAGGACCAAGTCCCAGGCGGACACGGCGCACTCCGTCCCCTACACGGAGGTCGAGCGCTACTTGAGCGACGCCGCCGCCGACCCGGTCGTGATCCTCGACTGCTGTTTCGCGGGGAACGCCCAGGAGCCGGGCCGACCGCCCGCCACGGACCCGTTCGCCGGTGCGCGGCCCGCCGGCAGTTACCTGCTCGCGTCCGCGATGCGTAACGCCTTGGCGTACGCTCCGCCGGACGCGGAGCACACCCTCTTCAGCGGCCAGTTGTTGAGCCTGCTGCGGGAGGGTGACGCGGGCGGCCCGAAGTGGCTGACACTGGGCGGCGTCTACCGGCTGCTCGACCAGCGGCTCCAGGGCAGCGCGGCCCGCCCCTACGGCGGTGGCACCGCGCGCATGGGGGAGCTGACTCTCGCGGTCAACCCCCGGTACGAGCCGCGGCCCGGTCCGGACACCGTGCGGCCGGGGGTCGACGTATCTGATCCGGACGCCGTCTGCCCTTACCCCGGCATCCTCCCCTTCCTCCCCGAGCAGCACCGTTTCTTCTTCGGTCGGGAGGAGCTGACCCGGGAGCTGCTGCGGCGCGTCGAGCGGGCGCGGCCCGGTGAGCCGGTGGTCCTGGTGGGGCCGTCGGGGGTCGGCAAGTCCTCCCTGCTGCGGGCGGGGCTGAGTGTGGCCGCGGAACGGTCGGGGCTCGGCCCTGTGTGGGTGGTGCCCGCACCGGGTGAGCGGCCGTTCCAGTCGCTTGCCGAGGCGTGGGCGCAGGCGGTGGGCAGGGCGCCCGCCGACGTCGTACGAGATCTGGAGCGGGGGGGCTTCAGCCGGCCCGCGGCCACGGGGGCCACGGCCGGTCGGGTACCGCGCGTCCTCGTCATCGACCAACTGGAGGAGTACTTCACGCTCTGCTCGGACGCCGCCGAACGTGAGCGGTTCGCCGCCGCCCTCACCGCGGTGGCGGACGGAGAGTGGGGCGCGAACGGGGACGAGGGCGGCCCGCGTCTGGTCCTGGCTCTGCGCGCGGACTACTACGGCGACGCCCTGAGCGACCCCCTCCTGGCGCCTGTCGTGCGGACGGGCCACTTCGCCGTGCCCGCGCTGAGCGACGAGGAGGTCGAGGCGGCGATCGTCGGCCCGGCGCAGTACGCGGGCCTGCGGTGGGAGGAGGGCGTACCGCAGCTCCTGCGGCGCGATGTGAACGAGGAGCGGCGCACCGCGGGCGAAGCTGCGGCGCTGCCCTTCCTGGCTTTCGTCCTGCCGGAGATCTGGCTGCGGCGGCAGGGAACGACGCTCACGTACGCCGGGTACGCCGACGCCGGAGGCATACGGGGCGCGGTGGCCGGGGCCGCCGACAAGATCTACGACTCTCTCGACGAGACAGGCCGTACGGACCTGCGGAGTCTCCTGCTGGCCATGGTCCATGTCGCCGACGGCGAGGGTCGGTTGGTACGTCGGCGGGTGCCGCCGGAGGAGCTGGCCGGGAGCGAGTACCTGCTGCGGCGGCTCGCCGACGCCCGCCTGGTCGTCGTGGACGAGGAGGGCAGAGCCCAGCTCGGCCACGACTCGCTGCTGCACGCCTGGAGGAGGCTGAGCGGCTGGATCGACGAGGTGCGGGACGACCTGCTGAGACTGCGGCGGCTGACCGCGGCGGCGGACGGCTGGGCCGAGGCGGGACGCAAGCCGAGCGGCCTCTACCAGGGCGACACCCTGCAGGAGGCGAAGAAGCTCACCGGGGACGACGCCCGGCCCCGGACGGCCCGGGGAGTCCGGACGGTGGTCGGCGCCGGTTCGGCCGTCGCAGCCGCGCCGGCGGTCGTCCGCGTACCCGTCCGCCCGGTGGTACGGGATTTCGTCGCCGCGAGCGACCACGCGCAGCGGCGCCGACACTCCGTCACCCGGGCGTGGATCGCCGGTCTTTCGGCCCTGTCGCTGGTGGCTCTCTCGCTCTTCGGGTGGGCGTTCCACGAGAACGGGGAGGTGGTGAGCAGGGAGAAGCGCCTGATCGCCAGGGAACTGGCCACCCAGGCCGACGCCATGCGCGGAAGCGACCCGCAGAGAGCGCTCCGCCTCAGCCTGGCCGCGTACCACACCGCGGTGACCCCGGAGACCCGCTCCAGCCTGTACACGGCGGCGATGACCGTCGCGCCGATCCACCTCGCCCCGAAGCAGCCGCCCCGTAAGCCGGTTCTCAACGTCGCCTACAGCCCGGACGGCAAGGTCCTGGCCGCGAGCCACAGGGGTGGCCGGGTCCAGTTGTGGGACCTGTCCGAGCCGACCGATCCGGTGGAGGCGGACCGCTTGACGCTGAGAGGCAGCGCGGCCATCGCCTACCATCCGCGCTCACGGCTCCTGGCCGCGCAGTCGGCGGACGAGCTGACGCTGTGGGACACCGCGGACCCGCAGAAGCCGAGGCGCCTTTCCGTGGTCCGGCTCGCCCCCGGTGGCACGTTCACGCTGGCGTTCAGTGCGGACGGCCGGACCCTCGCGGCGGGCAGTGCGAAAGGACTGCTGCGGTTGTGGGACGTGCGCGACCCCGCCCGCCCCGCACTGCGTACGCAGCGGACGACCGGCGAGGCGGAATTGGTCTCCCTGGCGTTCACGCGCGACGGGCACCACCTGATCACCGGCACCGGCAACGGAGAGGGGAAGAACGGGCAACCCGCACAGGTGCGGCTGTGGGACGTGAGTGATCCGGACCGGCCCGTGCTGCGGGACACAGGGCAGGTCGACACGCTCATGGCGGTCGCGGCCCATCCCCGGCGCGACCTGGTGGTCGCGACCGGTGGCTCGGGGAAGATCGCCTGGTGGGAGGTGGTGGACGGGCGGGAACTGCGGCGCGTGAAGGCGGAGCCGTACAGAGACTCCTGGGGACGCAGCATGGGCGACGTTCCGTCGCTCGCCTTCAGCGGGAACGGCAGGTTCCTGGCGGGAGCGGCCCAGGCCGGCGGCGTCCAGCGAACTGACGTGACCAAACCGGTGGCGGAACTGGCGGACGACATGGGCGGAGTCACCCTGTCGACGGGCGAGCCGGCCCAGTCGGTCGCCTACAGCCCGGACAGCCGGTATCTGGCGGCAGGTGAGTGGGGCGGAAAGGTGCGGTTGTGGCCCGACCGGACCAAAGCGCCCGCTCTCGAGGGCGGCATCTACGATGAGCCCCAGGCGGGGACCAGCGCGTTCAGCCCCGACGGCGAGCTCGTCATCGCTTCGCAGCTGAACGCGGACGACACCCTCACGACAAAGCTGTGGGACGTCAGCGACTGGGAGACACCGAAGGTCCGGTACACCCTGCCGAAGGGCTGGCAGGCGAAGTACTTCCTGACCCGGGGCAAGACTCCCGTGTTCCTGGCGCATTACTGGACCAAGGGGCTGGACCACACCTTCCAGCTCTGGCAGTTCGACCTTGACGGAGCCCTGAAGAAGAGCCCCAGCATCCGCGTCACCGCCGACACCCCGAACGTCGCCGTGAGTCCCGACGGCCGTCTCCTCGCGGTGGGCTCGCCGGAGGAGCCCGACATCGCGCTGTGGGACATCCGGGATCCGGCGAAGCCTGTGCGCCGGGGCACCATCGGAGCGCCGGCGAGCGGCAGCACAGGGGCCACGGGAAACCTCTGGTTCGCCGGGACGGGCTCCCTGGCGACAGTGGAGCGAAGACGGCACATCAGGTTCTGGGACGTCTCCGACCCCGCCCGGCCCCGCAAGGGCGGGCGCATCGAGGAGGCGGCGACGGGGAAGGGCGTGATGTACGACGTCTCGTCCCAGCTGCTCATCGCCGAGGAGCTGGGAGACAACGTTCGGCTCTGGGACTTCTCCCGGCCCGCCCACCCCGTCAAAGGCAGACTGCTTCCGGCCACCGCGGAGGGCTACTTCCCCACGGGGAAGGGGAAGTTGGCGCTGACGCTCCGCGATGGAAGCGTCGAGTTCTGGGATGTCAACGATCCCGCTGATCCTCGGAAGGAGCCCCACGATCTCCTGCTCGCCCACCAGGTCTCGTCGATCGACATGACTCCCGACGGCCGCTACGCGGTGACGAGCCCGCCCTACCGCATCTGGTCCGTGGGGAAGAGCGGGCGGTGGAACACCCCAGAGCACGTCACGCTGGAGACCGCGAATGCGGTACACGTTCCCCCGGCGAACTCGCCGCAGGGACCTCGATGGCTTGCTGTGACCAACTTCGGTGGTTCAGGCGAGAGCATGACAGGCCAATGGACCTACTTGCTCGACTTGGACACCGACCGCCTCTACGACGCCCTGTGCAAACCCGATCAGCCGAGCATCCCGAAAGACCAGTGGAAACAACTGTTCCCGCACCTGGCCTACCGCACGTCCTGCGGCTGA
- a CDS encoding NAD(P)/FAD-dependent oxidoreductase, which yields MNLGIIGAGATGLTAAWDAVRAGHQVTLLEAASELGGLAASLEVGGVPLERYYHHIFRSDKAMIALIEELGLGDALRFHKPTTGIYRGGELIDFTTPLDMLRFPEFSPVDAVRFAGSSALLKAVRGGERFNDLTALTWLRRWAGKKATAAIWEPLLRGKFGDRAERVSMAWLWARIHCRTFELGYVDGGFERVYAALRDGIEERGGKVEFGKAVESIRQDAEDDAAPAVVTCADGSTYEFERLIVTTPQPAFAKAAGLPADHAAWKNQYLGATCFVLELERSVIPYYWLNINEPGFPFLAVVEHTRMIDPSVYGGRHILYVGNYVEREDWRFTTEPAELLAKFLPYLRRVNPDFDESWIKDWHFSKAGFAQPVVTPEYRALIPPHETSMSRVTLVTMAQIYPQDRGQSYSVALAREVTASLGLR from the coding sequence ATGAACCTCGGCATCATCGGCGCGGGTGCCACCGGCCTGACCGCCGCCTGGGACGCCGTACGGGCGGGCCACCAGGTGACCCTGCTGGAGGCGGCCTCCGAACTGGGCGGTCTGGCGGCCTCGTTGGAGGTGGGCGGGGTGCCGCTGGAGCGCTACTACCACCACATCTTCCGCAGCGACAAGGCGATGATCGCCCTGATCGAGGAGCTGGGGCTCGGGGACGCGCTGCGCTTCCACAAGCCGACCACGGGCATCTACCGGGGCGGCGAACTCATCGACTTCACCACGCCGTTGGACATGCTGCGCTTCCCGGAGTTCTCCCCGGTGGACGCGGTCCGCTTCGCCGGTTCGTCGGCGCTGCTGAAGGCGGTCCGGGGCGGAGAGCGTTTCAACGACCTGACCGCCCTCACCTGGTTGCGCCGCTGGGCCGGCAAGAAGGCCACCGCGGCGATCTGGGAGCCGCTGCTGCGGGGCAAGTTCGGCGACCGCGCGGAGCGGGTGTCGATGGCCTGGCTGTGGGCCCGGATCCACTGCCGGACGTTCGAACTCGGTTATGTGGACGGCGGGTTCGAGCGGGTGTACGCGGCGCTGCGGGACGGGATCGAGGAGCGTGGCGGCAAGGTCGAGTTCGGCAAGGCGGTGGAGTCGATCCGGCAGGACGCCGAGGACGACGCCGCGCCTGCCGTGGTGACCTGCGCGGACGGCTCGACGTACGAGTTCGAGCGGCTGATCGTGACCACGCCGCAGCCCGCCTTCGCCAAGGCGGCCGGACTGCCCGCCGACCACGCGGCATGGAAGAACCAGTACCTGGGCGCGACCTGCTTCGTGCTGGAGCTGGAGCGCAGCGTGATCCCGTACTACTGGCTCAACATCAACGAGCCGGGCTTCCCGTTCCTCGCGGTGGTCGAACACACCCGCATGATCGACCCGTCCGTGTACGGCGGCCGGCACATCCTCTACGTCGGCAACTACGTCGAGCGCGAGGACTGGCGCTTCACCACCGAACCGGCCGAACTGCTGGCGAAGTTCCTGCCCTACCTGCGCCGTGTGAACCCGGACTTCGACGAGTCCTGGATCAAGGACTGGCACTTCTCGAAGGCGGGTTTCGCCCAGCCGGTGGTGACCCCCGAGTACCGTGCCCTGATCCCGCCCCACGAGACCTCGATGAGCCGCGTCACGCTGGTGACGATGGCCCAGATCTACCCCCAGGACCGGGGGCAGAGCTACTCGGTGGCGTTGGCCCGCGAGGTCACCGCCTCACTGGGGCTGCGCTAG
- a CDS encoding GtrA family protein, which yields MTAETAAPPATAPAPRTLRQLVRYTLIGGSGVALDLVVFLLLHNLAGMDEQLANVLSTTLGIANNFVLNARFTFERRDRIVLRFLRFYAVGLTGLALTYLLFLVFTDGLGIDADLVKAGSLPLVLALQFVLNKKWSFA from the coding sequence ATGACCGCTGAGACCGCGGCACCACCGGCGACCGCGCCCGCGCCGCGGACCCTGCGCCAGCTGGTCCGGTACACCCTGATCGGCGGCAGCGGGGTCGCCCTGGACCTCGTGGTGTTCCTGCTGCTGCACAACCTCGCCGGGATGGACGAGCAGCTGGCCAACGTGCTCAGCACGACCCTCGGCATCGCCAACAACTTCGTCCTGAACGCGCGGTTCACCTTCGAGCGGCGCGACCGGATCGTCCTGCGCTTCCTGCGCTTCTACGCCGTGGGGCTGACCGGCCTCGCCCTGACGTATCTGCTCTTCCTCGTCTTCACCGACGGGCTGGGGATCGACGCCGACCTGGTCAAGGCGGGTTCACTGCCGCTGGTCCTGGCGCTCCAGTTCGTGCTGAACAAAAAATGGAGCTTCGCATGA
- a CDS encoding glycosyltransferase family 2 protein, whose product MTQQDIRPPAPAPVVLTAVEPGPARQPLISYVLPVYNEQDGIAAFHAELTAALATRPELDAELVYVNDGSTDGSLAILKDLAEQDPRVRVVDFARNFGHQIAITAGLDHAEGDAVIVMDTDLQDPPKVSLELVDAWREGADIVHARRRSRQDSAFKRATAHAYYRVLRASTDVDIPLDTGDFRLLDRKVADELRRYRERSRFVRGIVASMGYRQREVSFDRDERFAGETKYPLRKMARLAVDGVTSFSTAPLKMITRLGFVVLALSLVGIVYALAMKFFRPDITVSGWTMLMCVVLFLGGTQMLSLGVIGAYIGRIYSEAQGRPLYLVREVLRADGDGRGGDDDR is encoded by the coding sequence ATGACCCAGCAGGACATACGACCGCCCGCCCCGGCACCCGTCGTCCTCACGGCGGTGGAGCCGGGGCCCGCGCGGCAGCCGCTCATCTCGTACGTCCTCCCGGTCTACAACGAGCAGGACGGCATCGCGGCCTTCCACGCCGAGCTGACCGCCGCCCTCGCCACCCGCCCGGAACTCGACGCGGAGCTGGTGTACGTCAACGACGGCTCCACCGACGGCTCGCTCGCGATCCTCAAGGACCTCGCCGAGCAGGATCCGCGGGTCCGGGTCGTCGACTTCGCCCGTAACTTCGGGCACCAGATCGCCATCACCGCGGGCCTCGACCACGCCGAGGGCGACGCGGTGATCGTGATGGACACCGACCTCCAGGACCCGCCGAAGGTCAGCCTGGAGCTGGTCGACGCCTGGCGCGAGGGTGCCGACATCGTGCACGCGCGGCGCCGCAGCCGGCAGGACAGCGCGTTCAAGCGTGCCACCGCGCACGCCTACTACCGCGTCCTGCGCGCCTCCACCGACGTGGACATCCCGCTGGACACCGGGGACTTCAGGCTGCTGGACCGCAAGGTCGCCGACGAGCTGCGCAGGTACCGCGAGCGCAGCCGGTTCGTGCGCGGCATCGTCGCGTCGATGGGATACCGGCAGCGGGAGGTGTCCTTCGACCGCGACGAACGGTTCGCGGGCGAGACGAAGTACCCGCTGCGCAAGATGGCCCGCCTAGCGGTCGACGGCGTCACCAGCTTCTCCACGGCCCCCCTGAAGATGATCACGCGGCTGGGCTTCGTGGTGCTGGCACTCTCCCTGGTCGGGATCGTCTACGCGCTGGCCATGAAGTTCTTCCGGCCCGACATCACGGTGTCCGGCTGGACGATGCTGATGTGTGTCGTGCTCTTCCTGGGCGGCACGCAGATGCTGTCGCTGGGTGTGATCGGCGCGTACATAGGGCGCATCTACAGCGAGGCTCAGGGGCGGCCGCTGTACCTGGTGCGCGAGGTGCTCCGCGCCGACGGGGACGGGCGGGGCGGTGACGATGACCGCTGA
- a CDS encoding alpha-2,8-polysialyltransferase family protein, whose protein sequence is MPRTSPRGTTQILCASTLYGAATLAAAIDSDLFAEPDRRVLLVFNNSTTPETTPALDTMPGFEPLRSHFDEVLSWNEAIRPFHPGAWSPRPDDVPLLERYLRLLWGLGDDRVELVLESIQVTPALTVAQLFTDAPVDVYADGLMSYGPTRNKLDPLVGTRVRRLLHLDLVPGLTPMLLTEFDVPAHLVPTDAFLKVMGELTASVEELPVPPDDAALLLGQYLSALNILSPAEEEDLHVRMMRGAVRRGHRSVVFKPHPTAPARYSRALETEAEKLGVDLTVLDTPVLAEVLFEKARPALVVGCFSTALFTAATFYDLPVARIGTEPLLERLTPYQNSNRVPALLADAVLPDLEDGQGEDAVPADELGGLVTAVGFSMQPKIYPSLRPAAENYLSKRFRPRTRRYFKRKRLTALGLPGGVPKRLAFLPRNATARRVVRRARALKKAVRR, encoded by the coding sequence ATGCCCCGTACCAGCCCTCGTGGCACCACCCAGATCCTCTGCGCCTCGACGCTGTACGGGGCCGCCACCCTGGCCGCCGCGATCGACTCCGACCTGTTCGCGGAGCCGGACCGCCGGGTGCTGCTGGTCTTCAACAACTCCACCACCCCGGAGACCACGCCGGCGCTCGACACCATGCCGGGCTTCGAGCCGCTGCGCAGCCACTTCGACGAGGTGCTGTCGTGGAACGAGGCCATCCGCCCCTTCCACCCGGGGGCCTGGTCCCCGCGCCCCGACGACGTCCCGCTGTTGGAGCGCTATCTGCGGCTGCTGTGGGGCCTGGGTGACGACCGGGTCGAGCTGGTCCTGGAGTCCATCCAGGTCACCCCGGCCCTCACGGTGGCGCAGCTGTTCACCGACGCCCCCGTCGACGTCTACGCCGACGGCCTGATGAGCTACGGACCGACCCGCAACAAGCTCGACCCGCTGGTCGGCACCCGGGTGCGCCGGCTGCTGCACCTGGACCTGGTGCCGGGCCTGACGCCGATGCTGCTGACCGAGTTCGACGTGCCCGCGCACCTGGTGCCGACGGACGCCTTCCTGAAGGTGATGGGCGAACTCACGGCGTCCGTGGAGGAGTTGCCGGTCCCGCCGGACGACGCCGCGCTGCTGCTGGGCCAGTACCTGTCCGCGCTGAACATACTTTCCCCCGCCGAGGAGGAGGACCTGCATGTGCGGATGATGCGCGGGGCGGTGCGGCGCGGGCACCGGTCCGTCGTCTTCAAGCCGCATCCCACCGCACCGGCGCGCTACAGCCGCGCCCTGGAGACCGAGGCCGAGAAGCTCGGGGTGGACCTCACCGTCCTGGACACGCCCGTTCTGGCCGAGGTGCTGTTCGAGAAGGCCCGGCCCGCGCTGGTCGTCGGCTGCTTCTCCACCGCGCTGTTCACCGCGGCCACGTTCTACGACCTGCCGGTCGCCCGCATCGGCACCGAGCCGCTGCTGGAGCGGCTCACGCCCTACCAGAACAGCAACCGGGTGCCCGCCCTGCTGGCCGACGCCGTACTGCCGGACCTGGAGGACGGGCAGGGCGAGGACGCGGTCCCGGCCGACGAACTGGGAGGCCTGGTCACCGCGGTCGGTTTCAGTATGCAGCCGAAGATCTACCCGTCCCTGCGGCCGGCCGCGGAAAACTATCTCTCGAAGCGCTTCAGGCCGCGCACCCGGCGCTATTTCAAGCGCAAGCGTCTCACCGCGCTGGGGCTGCCGGGCGGTGTCCCGAAGCGGCTGGCGTTCCTGCCCCGCAACGCCACGGCACGGCGGGTGGTACGGAGGGCGCGGGCCCTGAAGAAGGCCGTACGCCGCTGA
- a CDS encoding glycosyltransferase, giving the protein MPKLSVIVPFYNVQQFAPDTLRSLRLNARPDFEFVLVDDKSKDETPAILERAADELSDVAQVRLVRHDENGGLATARNTGLDAAQGEYLTFLDGDDWLAPGYLSELVSTIEELDVDFVRTDHVQATARARTVHRAPVGRRYEVLNPREAILPADRTTSVDYAFAWAGAYHRRLLDRGLLHFTDGLRTAEDRPWIWKLHREAESFAVVSLLGVFYRRGVASSLTQIGDARQLDFIRAFDQVIEETAGDPDADRLLPKAVRTYCAIIAHHLSDESKWEPAVAKQLRAMSAAAIQRMPQDALGDVLETMDMRRSSTLRRLRRRVTTAKAAA; this is encoded by the coding sequence GTGCCAAAGCTTTCCGTGATCGTGCCGTTCTACAACGTGCAGCAATTCGCCCCGGACACCCTCAGAAGCCTTCGCCTGAACGCCCGGCCGGACTTCGAGTTCGTGCTGGTCGACGACAAATCCAAGGACGAGACCCCGGCCATTCTCGAACGGGCGGCCGATGAGTTGTCGGACGTCGCCCAGGTGCGTCTCGTCCGCCACGACGAGAACGGGGGGCTCGCCACCGCGCGCAACACCGGCCTGGACGCCGCACAGGGCGAGTACCTGACGTTCCTGGACGGGGACGACTGGCTGGCCCCCGGCTACCTCTCCGAACTGGTGTCGACCATCGAGGAGCTGGACGTCGACTTCGTCCGCACCGACCATGTGCAGGCCACCGCCCGCGCCCGGACCGTGCACCGGGCCCCGGTCGGCCGCCGTTACGAGGTACTGAACCCGCGCGAGGCGATCCTGCCCGCCGACCGCACCACCTCCGTGGACTACGCCTTCGCCTGGGCCGGCGCCTACCACCGCCGCCTGCTGGACAGGGGCCTGCTGCACTTCACCGACGGCCTGCGTACGGCCGAGGACCGGCCGTGGATCTGGAAGCTGCACCGCGAGGCGGAGTCGTTCGCGGTGGTGAGCCTGCTGGGCGTGTTCTACCGGCGTGGGGTCGCCTCGTCGCTGACCCAGATCGGCGATGCCCGCCAGCTCGACTTCATCCGCGCCTTCGACCAGGTGATCGAGGAGACGGCCGGCGACCCGGACGCCGACCGGCTGCTGCCGAAGGCGGTGCGCACCTACTGCGCGATCATCGCCCACCATCTGTCCGACGAGTCCAAGTGGGAACCGGCCGTGGCCAAGCAGCTGCGGGCGATGAGCGCGGCGGCGATACAGCGCATGCCGCAGGACGCGCTCGGTGACGTACTCGAGACCATGGACATGCGCCGCTCCTCCACACTGCGGCGGCTGCGGCGCCGGGTCACCACAGCGAAGGCGGCCGCCTGA
- a CDS encoding N-acylneuraminate cytidylyltransferase, whose translation MSNPAAGPGASVRRVLAVIPARGGSKGVPAKNLAPVGGVPLVARAVRECRATRLVTDVVVSTDDQAIAAAARQAGAEVVLRPAAIAGDTATSEAAVLHAMDAHEALHGAPVDAVLLVQCTSPFILREDIDGVAGAVVENGADTAVTVAPFHGFIWRDAEDGINSADDTGGYGVNHDKSFRPRRQDRPQDLLETGAAYAMEATGFRKHQHRFFGHTELVRTDPARVLEIDDPHELARARALAPLFDANRPGSLPTADDIDAVVLDFDGTQTDDRVLIDADGKEFVSVHRGDGLGIAALRRSGLGMLILSTEQNPVVVARARKLKIPVLHGIDRKDLALKQWCEEQGIAPERVLYVGNDVNDLPCFALVGWPVAVASAHDVVRGAARAVTTVPGGDGAIREIASWILGPSLDSLNK comes from the coding sequence ATGTCCAACCCGGCAGCGGGCCCAGGCGCTTCGGTGCGCCGGGTGCTCGCGGTGATCCCCGCGCGCGGCGGCTCCAAGGGCGTGCCCGCGAAGAACCTCGCCCCCGTCGGCGGCGTCCCGCTGGTGGCGCGGGCGGTGCGCGAGTGCCGGGCCACCCGGCTGGTGACGGACGTCGTGGTGTCCACCGACGACCAGGCCATCGCGGCCGCGGCCCGCCAGGCCGGCGCGGAGGTCGTTCTGCGGCCGGCGGCCATCGCCGGTGACACGGCGACCTCGGAAGCCGCGGTCCTGCACGCCATGGACGCCCACGAGGCCCTGCACGGGGCGCCCGTCGACGCCGTCCTGCTCGTCCAGTGCACCAGCCCCTTCATCCTCCGTGAGGACATCGACGGGGTGGCCGGCGCGGTTGTCGAGAACGGCGCCGACACCGCGGTGACCGTGGCGCCCTTCCACGGCTTCATCTGGCGGGACGCGGAAGACGGCATCAACTCCGCTGACGACACCGGCGGTTACGGCGTCAACCACGACAAGTCCTTCCGCCCCCGCCGGCAGGACCGCCCCCAGGACCTCCTGGAGACCGGCGCCGCCTACGCGATGGAGGCGACGGGCTTCCGCAAGCACCAGCACCGCTTCTTCGGCCACACGGAACTCGTCCGCACGGACCCGGCCCGCGTGCTGGAGATCGACGACCCGCACGAGCTGGCCCGCGCCCGCGCGCTGGCCCCCCTCTTCGACGCGAACCGCCCCGGTTCGCTGCCGACCGCCGACGACATCGACGCGGTCGTACTGGACTTCGACGGCACCCAGACCGACGACCGGGTGCTGATCGACGCCGATGGAAAGGAGTTCGTCTCCGTGCACCGCGGGGACGGCCTCGGCATCGCCGCCCTGCGCAGAAGCGGTCTCGGCATGCTGATCCTCTCCACGGAGCAGAACCCGGTCGTCGTCGCCCGGGCCCGGAAGCTCAAGATCCCGGTCCTGCACGGCATCGACCGCAAGGACCTCGCACTGAAGCAGTGGTGCGAGGAGCAGGGCATCGCGCCTGAGCGCGTGCTCTACGTCGGCAACGACGTCAACGACCTCCCGTGCTTCGCCCTCGTGGGCTGGCCCGTGGCGGTCGCGAGCGCCCACGACGTCGTGCGCGGCGCCGCACGCGCGGTCACCACCGTCCCCGGTGGCGACGGCGCGATCCGAGAGATCGCCAGCTGGATCCTCGGCCCCTCTCTCGACTCCCTCAACAAGTAA